Proteins encoded within one genomic window of Candidatus Brevundimonas colombiensis:
- the ahcY gene encoding adenosylhomocysteinase: protein MTDYIVRDISLADWGDKEIAIAETEMPGLMALRDEFGATQPLKGARIAGSLHMTIQTAVLIQTLEALGAEVRWASCNIFSTQDHAAAAIAANGTPVFAFKGETLVEYWDYAHKIFEWADGGYPNLILDDGGDATLLCVLGPKAEKDISVLDNPQNEEEEALFSVMKRYLKEKPGFYSAIRDAIGGVSEETTTGVHRLYQMAEKGELPFPAINVNDSVTKSKFDNLYGCRESLVDAIRRGTDVMLSGKVAVVCGYGDVGKGSAASLRNGGARVIVTEIDPICALQAAMEGYEVQTLDDAAGRADIYVTTTGNKDVITVDHMRQMKNNAIVCNIGHFDSEIQVAGLKNFKWDKIKDQVHHVEFPDGKKIILLSEGRLVNLGNATGHPSFVMSASFTNQTLAQIELWTNADKYENQVYTLPKHLDEKVAFLHLAKLGAKLTTLTKDQADYINVPQEGPFKADHYRY from the coding sequence ATGACCGACTACATCGTCCGCGACATTTCCCTGGCCGACTGGGGCGATAAGGAAATCGCCATCGCCGAAACCGAAATGCCGGGCCTGATGGCGTTGCGCGACGAGTTCGGCGCGACCCAGCCGCTGAAGGGCGCCCGCATCGCCGGTTCGCTGCACATGACCATCCAGACGGCGGTCCTGATCCAGACGCTGGAAGCTCTGGGGGCCGAGGTGCGCTGGGCGTCCTGCAACATCTTCTCGACCCAGGACCACGCAGCCGCAGCCATCGCCGCCAACGGCACTCCGGTCTTCGCCTTCAAGGGCGAGACGCTGGTGGAATATTGGGACTATGCCCACAAGATCTTCGAATGGGCGGACGGCGGCTATCCGAACCTGATCCTGGACGACGGCGGCGACGCCACCCTGCTGTGCGTGCTTGGTCCCAAGGCCGAGAAGGACATCTCGGTGCTCGACAACCCGCAGAACGAGGAAGAGGAAGCGCTCTTCTCGGTCATGAAACGTTACCTGAAGGAAAAGCCCGGCTTCTACTCGGCCATTCGCGACGCCATCGGCGGCGTGTCGGAAGAGACGACCACGGGCGTCCACCGCCTGTATCAGATGGCCGAAAAGGGCGAACTGCCCTTCCCCGCCATCAATGTGAACGACAGCGTCACCAAGTCCAAGTTCGACAACCTGTACGGCTGCCGTGAATCGCTGGTCGACGCCATCCGTCGCGGCACCGACGTCATGCTGTCGGGCAAGGTCGCCGTGGTCTGCGGCTATGGCGACGTGGGCAAGGGTTCGGCCGCTTCGCTGCGCAACGGCGGCGCCCGCGTGATCGTGACCGAGATCGACCCGATCTGCGCCCTGCAGGCGGCGATGGAAGGCTATGAGGTCCAGACCCTGGATGACGCCGCCGGCCGCGCCGACATCTATGTGACGACGACAGGCAACAAGGACGTCATCACCGTCGATCACATGCGGCAGATGAAGAACAACGCCATCGTCTGCAACATCGGCCACTTCGACTCGGAGATTCAGGTCGCGGGCCTGAAGAACTTCAAGTGGGACAAGATCAAGGATCAGGTCCACCACGTCGAATTCCCGGACGGGAAGAAGATCATCCTGCTGTCGGAAGGCCGTCTGGTGAACCTGGGCAATGCCACGGGCCACCCGTCCTTCGTGATGTCGGCCAGCTTCACCAACCAGACCCTGGCCCAGATCGAACTGTGGACCAACGCCGACAAGTACGAGAATCAGGTCTACACCCTGCCCAAGCATCTGGACGAAAAGGTCGCCTTCCTGCACCTGGCCAAGCTGGGCGCCAAGCTGACGACCCTGACCAAGGACCAGGCGGACTACATCAATGTGCCGCAAGAAGGCCCGTTCAAGGCGGATCACTACCGTTACTAG
- a CDS encoding NAD(P)/FAD-dependent oxidoreductase produces the protein MTRASCDVLVVGAGAAGMMAAIEAGRRGRRVLVVDHAERPGEKIRISGGGRCNFTNLGCGPANFLGENPRFATSALRRYTQHDFIKRLDKAGIAWHEKTLGQLFCDDSAKQIVRMLTDDLSAAGVMLKMKTGVDRLARNADGFTVNLSDGSQVTAGSLVVATGGKSIPKMGATGWAYEVARQFDIRVTETRPALVPLTFEAGLLETLTPLAGVAVEASVASAPSEKARKASFNEAMLFTHRGLSGPAILQISSYWREGEAIVAAMAPGRNIFDELKAAKAANGRQAVHTALSHIIPRRLAETLCAREGAAGNLADLSDKVLRRLDQAVNAWSVKPVGSEGYRTAEVTLGGVDTAALDQQTMQARAVPGLYFIGEAVDVTGWLGGYNFQWAWSSGWAAGQVC, from the coding sequence ATGACGAGGGCGTCCTGCGACGTCCTCGTCGTCGGCGCTGGCGCGGCGGGCATGATGGCCGCCATCGAGGCCGGGCGGCGCGGCCGCCGGGTGCTGGTTGTGGATCACGCCGAACGGCCGGGCGAGAAGATCCGCATTTCCGGCGGCGGGCGCTGCAACTTCACCAATCTGGGCTGCGGACCGGCGAATTTCCTGGGCGAGAATCCCCGGTTCGCCACCTCGGCCCTGCGCCGCTACACCCAGCACGACTTCATCAAGCGCCTCGATAAGGCCGGGATCGCCTGGCACGAAAAGACGCTGGGCCAGCTGTTCTGCGACGACAGCGCCAAGCAGATCGTCCGTATGCTGACGGATGACCTGTCGGCGGCGGGCGTGATGCTGAAGATGAAGACCGGCGTGGACCGTCTGGCCCGCAACGCCGACGGCTTCACGGTCAATCTGTCGGACGGATCACAGGTCACGGCGGGGTCCCTGGTCGTGGCGACGGGCGGCAAGTCCATCCCCAAGATGGGCGCGACCGGCTGGGCCTATGAGGTCGCGCGCCAGTTCGACATCCGTGTCACCGAGACACGCCCGGCCCTGGTTCCCCTGACGTTCGAGGCGGGCCTGCTGGAGACGCTGACCCCGCTGGCGGGCGTGGCGGTGGAGGCGAGCGTGGCCTCGGCCCCGTCGGAGAAGGCGCGAAAGGCCAGCTTCAACGAGGCGATGCTGTTCACCCACCGCGGGCTGAGCGGCCCGGCCATCCTGCAGATCAGCTCCTACTGGCGCGAGGGCGAGGCCATCGTCGCCGCGATGGCGCCGGGCCGGAACATCTTCGACGAACTGAAGGCGGCCAAGGCGGCGAACGGGCGCCAGGCCGTGCATACGGCGTTGAGCCACATCATCCCGCGCCGTCTGGCCGAGACCCTGTGCGCGCGCGAGGGGGCGGCGGGCAATCTGGCGGACCTGTCGGACAAGGTGCTGCGCAGGCTGGATCAGGCGGTCAACGCCTGGAGCGTCAAGCCGGTGGGGTCGGAAGGCTATCGCACCGCCGAGGTCACCCTGGGCGGGGTCGATACGGCCGCGCTGGACCAGCAGACGATGCAGGCCAGGGCGGTTCCGGGCCTGTATTTCATCGGCGAGGCGGTCGATGTGACCGGCTGGCTGGGCGGCTATAATTTCCAGTGGGCCTGGTCCTCGGGCTGGGCGGCCGGACAGGTCTGCTGA
- a CDS encoding response regulator transcription factor encodes MANITLVDDDENIVASVSLALESHGHKITAYHDGASGLAALESAPPDLAILDVKMPRMDGMEVLRRLRQTSQIPVIMLTSKDEEIDEILGFNLGADDYIHKPFSQRLLIERVKALLRRTGADGGEPEAAAEVSGRAIKRGKLSMDPARHESTWDGKPVKLTVTEFLLLQALAQRPGFVKSRDNLMDAAYDDQVYVDDRTIDSHVKRMRKKFRAVDNEFDAIETLYGVGYRYRES; translated from the coding sequence TTGGCGAACATCACCCTGGTCGATGACGACGAGAACATCGTGGCGTCCGTGTCGTTGGCGCTGGAAAGCCATGGCCACAAGATCACCGCCTATCACGACGGGGCCTCGGGGCTGGCCGCCCTGGAATCCGCGCCGCCCGATCTGGCCATTCTGGACGTGAAGATGCCGCGCATGGACGGGATGGAGGTGTTGCGCCGCCTGCGCCAGACCTCGCAGATCCCGGTCATCATGCTGACGTCCAAGGACGAGGAGATCGACGAGATCCTGGGCTTCAACCTGGGCGCCGACGACTATATCCACAAACCCTTCAGCCAGCGTCTGCTGATCGAGCGGGTCAAGGCGCTGCTGCGCCGCACCGGCGCCGACGGCGGAGAGCCGGAAGCCGCCGCCGAGGTCTCGGGCCGGGCGATCAAGCGCGGCAAGCTGTCTATGGACCCGGCGCGCCACGAATCGACCTGGGACGGCAAGCCGGTCAAGCTGACGGTGACCGAGTTCCTGCTGCTGCAGGCCCTGGCCCAGCGGCCCGGCTTCGTGAAGAGCCGCGACAACCTGATGGACGCCGCCTATGACGATCAGGTCTATGTCGACGACCGCACCATCGACAGCCACGTGAAGCGGATGCGCAAGAAGTTCCGCGCTGTGGACAACGAGTTCGACGCGATCGAGACCCTGTATGGCGTCGGCTACCGCTACCGCGAGAGCTGA
- a CDS encoding ATP-binding protein produces MASATATARADRPDGREPDEERVRRPLFRLGGSRLGGFILALNLLSLLILFGGALALNEWRPGLIQARQESLTVQAELLANILREKDVTRGEPTPELDPIRASLWLTDRFIPAGQRVRLYDINGLLLVDSYQVTEAIGGRPLPPARRAGSPTEDDGVSDIVKERRLERADSELAAEVSAALDGTPQATLRRNESGDRVVSVSIPVRHVRQVLGVLTVESGDVDEILSAQRRALVPFALVALGVNLLASLLLHLFVARPIMRLSAAADQVKLQRARAISLPDLEDRKDEIGDLARSLESMTDTLSTRMDAIERFAADVSHEIKNPLTSIRSALETLPLVKTDAHREKLTALLQQDVRRLDRLITDISNASRLDAELSRDRPRPITLNQLLTDIVGVYDTTAKPGDIPVLFQAPETALRVMGRDGPLGQVFRNLIDNARSFSPADGAVRVSLEETTDDLPVRVRVEDQGPGIPPENLETVFERFYTSRPQGAKFGSNSGLGLSIVRQIVEAHGGRVHAENQMQDGQVVGARFEILFPAVGRRA; encoded by the coding sequence ATGGCGTCGGCTACCGCTACCGCGAGAGCTGATCGGCCCGACGGGCGCGAGCCCGACGAGGAACGCGTGCGCCGGCCGTTGTTCCGCCTCGGCGGATCGCGGCTGGGCGGCTTCATCCTGGCGCTCAATCTGCTCAGCCTGCTGATCCTGTTCGGCGGGGCGTTGGCCCTGAACGAATGGCGGCCGGGCCTGATACAGGCGCGCCAAGAATCCCTGACGGTTCAGGCCGAACTCCTCGCCAATATTCTGCGCGAGAAGGATGTCACGCGCGGTGAACCGACGCCCGAACTGGACCCCATCCGCGCCTCGCTGTGGCTGACCGACCGCTTTATTCCGGCAGGACAGCGGGTTCGGCTTTACGACATCAATGGGCTGCTGCTTGTTGACAGTTATCAGGTGACGGAAGCCATCGGCGGACGGCCTTTGCCGCCTGCGCGACGTGCCGGATCGCCCACCGAAGACGACGGCGTCTCTGACATCGTCAAAGAACGGCGGCTTGAACGCGCCGACAGCGAACTGGCCGCCGAGGTCAGCGCGGCGCTGGACGGAACGCCCCAGGCGACGCTGCGCCGCAACGAATCCGGGGACCGGGTGGTGTCGGTCTCCATTCCCGTGCGCCACGTGCGTCAGGTGCTGGGGGTGCTGACGGTCGAATCCGGTGATGTGGACGAGATCCTCAGCGCCCAGCGGCGCGCCCTGGTGCCGTTCGCCCTGGTGGCGCTGGGGGTAAATCTGCTGGCCTCGCTTCTGCTGCATCTGTTCGTGGCGCGCCCGATCATGCGGCTGTCGGCGGCGGCGGATCAGGTCAAGCTGCAACGCGCGCGCGCCATCTCCCTGCCCGATCTGGAGGACCGCAAGGACGAGATCGGCGATCTGGCGCGGTCGCTGGAATCCATGACCGACACCCTGTCCACCCGCATGGACGCCATCGAACGGTTCGCCGCCGACGTGTCGCACGAGATCAAGAACCCCCTGACCTCTATCCGTTCGGCGCTGGAGACCCTGCCGCTGGTCAAGACCGACGCGCATCGCGAGAAGCTGACGGCCCTGTTGCAGCAGGACGTGCGGCGGCTGGACCGGCTGATCACCGACATCTCCAACGCCTCGCGCCTGGATGCGGAGCTGTCGCGCGACCGGCCGCGCCCCATAACGCTGAACCAGCTGCTGACCGACATCGTCGGCGTCTATGACACCACGGCCAAGCCGGGCGACATTCCGGTGCTGTTCCAGGCGCCCGAGACGGCGCTGCGCGTCATGGGCCGCGACGGGCCGCTGGGTCAGGTGTTCCGCAATCTGATCGACAACGCCCGCTCCTTCAGTCCGGCGGATGGGGCGGTGCGCGTCAGTCTGGAGGAGACGACCGACGACCTGCCGGTGCGCGTGCGGGTCGAAGACCAGGGGCCGGGCATCCCGCCCGAGAACCTGGAGACGGTGTTCGAACGCTTCTACACCTCGCGGCCGCAGGGGGCCAAGTTCGGCTCCAACTCGGGTCTGGGCCTGTCCATCGTGCGTCAGATCGTGGAGGCGCACGGCGGACGCGTCCACGCCGAGAACCAGATGCAGGACGGGCAGGTCGTCGGCGCCCGGTTCGAAATCCTGTTCCCGGCGGTCGGCCGCCGGGCATGA
- a CDS encoding HPr kinase/phosphatase C-terminal domain-containing protein, translating into MRSAAPIHAAPIHATTVAVRRTEGWRGVMILGASGAGKSDLALRLIGRGWRLVSDDYTQVWASGGALYARAPVAIAGRIEVRGLGIVSAATRPMVRAALSVACTREPVERLPEPRSRAFCGVDLPLLTLDPRPASAVDVVAAALETL; encoded by the coding sequence ATGAGGTCCGCCGCCCCGATCCATGCCGCCCCCATCCACGCCACGACGGTCGCCGTGCGCCGCACAGAAGGCTGGCGCGGGGTGATGATCCTGGGCGCGTCGGGAGCGGGCAAGAGCGATCTGGCGCTGAGGCTGATCGGGCGCGGCTGGCGGCTGGTCAGCGACGACTATACCCAGGTCTGGGCCTCGGGCGGCGCCCTCTACGCCCGCGCGCCGGTCGCCATCGCCGGCCGGATCGAGGTTCGCGGCCTGGGAATCGTGTCCGCCGCGACACGGCCGATGGTCAGAGCGGCCCTGTCCGTCGCCTGCACGCGTGAGCCGGTCGAACGCCTGCCGGAGCCGCGATCGCGGGCGTTTTGCGGGGTGGACCTGCCCCTCCTGACGCTGGACCCGCGCCCCGCCTCGGCCGTCGATGTGGTCGCAGCGGCGTTGGAGACGCTTTGA
- a CDS encoding PTS sugar transporter subunit IIA — MIGLVIVTHGGLASEFLSAMEHVVGPQRGVAAICIGPDDDMERRRRDIVDAAAAVDDGDGVILLTDMFGGTPSNLAISVMEQTHAEVIAGLNLPMLIKLASVRGRETLEACVAHAQDAGRKYISVASWVLAGEK, encoded by the coding sequence ATGATCGGTCTGGTCATCGTCACCCACGGCGGGCTGGCGTCAGAATTCCTTTCGGCGATGGAGCATGTGGTCGGCCCGCAGCGCGGGGTCGCGGCCATCTGCATCGGACCCGACGACGACATGGAGCGTCGGCGGCGCGACATCGTCGATGCGGCGGCGGCGGTTGACGACGGCGACGGCGTCATCCTGCTGACCGACATGTTCGGCGGCACCCCATCCAATCTGGCCATTTCAGTGATGGAGCAGACCCACGCCGAGGTGATCGCCGGGCTGAACCTGCCCATGCTGATCAAACTGGCCAGCGTGCGCGGGCGCGAGACGCTGGAGGCGTGCGTGGCCCATGCGCAGGACGCCGGGCGCAAATACATCTCGGTCGCCTCCTGGGTGCTGGCGGGCGAGAAATGA
- a CDS encoding HPr family phosphocarrier protein: MSVKATLNICNTRGLHARASAKFVKLASSFESEIHVARDGVTVDARSIMGLLMLGAGIGCSIDVSAEGPDAEEAMEALSDLVARKFDEDQ, translated from the coding sequence ATGAGCGTCAAGGCGACCCTGAACATCTGCAACACGCGCGGCCTGCACGCCCGCGCCTCGGCCAAGTTCGTCAAACTGGCCTCCAGTTTCGAAAGCGAAATCCACGTCGCGCGCGATGGCGTGACGGTGGACGCCCGCTCGATCATGGGCCTGTTGATGCTGGGCGCCGGCATCGGCTGCAGCATCGACGTGTCGGCCGAGGGGCCGGACGCCGAGGAGGCGATGGAAGCCTTGAGCGACCTGGTCGCACGCAAGTTCGACGAGGATCAGTAG
- a CDS encoding MarR family transcriptional regulator, whose product MEDPSSKAVVLRLEDQMCFPLYAASNLLNRLYRPILSDLGLTYPQYLVMLALWQQAPKTVSALGEALLLDSGTLTPLLKRMETAGLITRERDSRDERRVQIDLTRKGDALRDQAAHIPALLAARTQVTQDQADEVRRIVRDLIAVLGRCEPGQ is encoded by the coding sequence ATGGAAGACCCATCGAGCAAGGCCGTGGTTCTGCGGCTTGAAGACCAGATGTGCTTCCCGCTCTATGCGGCCTCCAACCTGCTCAATCGCCTCTATCGCCCGATCCTGTCCGACCTGGGCCTGACATATCCGCAGTATCTTGTGATGCTGGCGCTGTGGCAGCAGGCGCCAAAGACGGTCAGCGCACTGGGCGAGGCCTTGCTGCTGGACAGTGGAACCCTGACCCCCCTGCTCAAGCGGATGGAGACGGCTGGCCTCATCACGCGGGAACGCGACAGCCGGGACGAGCGGCGGGTGCAGATCGACCTCACCCGCAAGGGGGACGCCCTGCGCGATCAGGCGGCGCACATACCGGCGCTCCTGGCCGCCCGCACCCAGGTCACCCAAGACCAGGCCGACGAGGTTCGTCGGATCGTGCGCGATCTGATTGCGGTGCTCGGCCGTTGCGAACCTGGCCAATGA
- a CDS encoding organic hydroperoxide resistance protein, which yields MSAIYSTTASATGGRHGSVRTNDGLLDLPLALPKELGGKGGATNPEQLFAAGYAACFENAVIHVSRNKATKVRDDDIDVAATVGLSPDAGGGFALTVALDVVIAGVDQATAENIVQEAHATCPYSNAVKGNVDVALTVSTR from the coding sequence ATGAGCGCGATCTACTCCACCACAGCCTCCGCCACCGGTGGACGCCACGGCTCCGTCCGAACGAACGACGGTCTGCTGGATCTGCCGCTGGCCCTGCCCAAGGAACTGGGCGGCAAGGGCGGGGCGACCAACCCCGAACAACTCTTCGCCGCGGGCTATGCGGCCTGTTTCGAGAACGCCGTGATCCACGTGAGCCGCAACAAGGCGACCAAGGTTCGCGACGACGACATCGACGTGGCCGCAACCGTCGGCCTCAGTCCTGACGCCGGCGGCGGGTTCGCACTGACTGTCGCTCTTGACGTTGTCATCGCCGGCGTAGACCAGGCGACGGCGGAGAACATCGTTCAGGAAGCCCACGCCACCTGCCCCTATTCCAATGCGGTGAAGGGCAATGTCGACGTGGCGCTGACGGTCAGCACGCGGTGA